TGAATTTGTCGGCGACGTCCTTGAGGACGACCTTGCCCTGCATGATCTCTTCCAGGGCGATGGTGGTCACCTTTTCCGACGAGACATTCTCAACGAGCTTGGGCTGGCCGTCCGCCAATTCCATGGCGCGGTTGGCAGCCAAGCGGACAAGCCGGTAAATGCTGTAACCGGTTTTTGGCAAGAGTCTTTCTAACGGTTGGTATCCCATAACCATTCGACCTCCCCTGTCTGTTTGAACTGAATTCGATATCTAACTGGTTATTTCATAATGAAATGCGAAAAATACTTATATCACAGCAGGCCCGTATTGTCAATTTTTATAAGGCCGGATCCGGATTACCCCAAAGGGGACAATTCCCGGCAAACAATGTTTTCAAGCCTTTTATAGGCAGCCGCCAAACGGTCATTGACAACCACCCGGTCATAATGCCTGGTCTCCCGCAACTCCTCCCGGGCTGTTTGAAGACGAATTTTAAGGTCTTTCGGGTTTTCCGTCCCCCGGCTCTTCAGCCGCCGCTTCAATTCCGTCAAAGACGGGGTCTTGACAAAAATTCTCAGGGCCTGCGGATACTGTTCCCAGACCACCCGGGCCCCCTTCACGTCAATGCACAGAAGGACATGCTTTCCCCGGCGCAACAAATCCATGACCGCTTTGCGCGGCGTACCGTAATAACGGTCGAAAACCTTCTGAAACTCAAGAAACTGGCCGGCTTTGATCTTCCTTAAAAATTCTTTCTCGGTCAAAAAAAGATAATCCCGCCCATGGCGCTCGCCGGGACGCCTCGCCCGCGTTGTCGCGGACAAGGACTTCACAAGCCGGCCCCGAAAACGGGGGCTTTCCAAAAGCATTTTATGAAGAGTCGTCTTTCCCGATCCCGAGGGGCCGGAGATGATGACGATGCGGCCTTTTTTCATGACTCTCCTAAAGAACACATCCCCCGCCGAAACGGCGGAGGATGCGTAACGCCGGACGCAAACTTCGCTTGCGGCAAAGAGTTGCGCCGGTCTTATTCAATATTCTGCGCCTGCTCCCTCAATTTTTCCACCTTGCTTTTCAGGGCGATCACGGCGTTGGCCACCATCTTGTCCTGAAGCTTGGAGCCAATCGTGTTGGTTTCCCTCTGCATTTCCTGGGCCACAAAGTCGAGCTTTTTCCCGACGCTAACGTTCGCGGGCAGAAGCGCTTTGAATTCGTCGATATAATGTTCCAGGCGGGCCAGCTCCTCATTGATGTCGTTGCCTTTTTGCAAAGACATGAATTCGTCGTCGGTGAGCTTCCTCTTCTTCTCCTTCAAAATGGCTTCGGAACGGGCCTTGATCTTCTGAATATGGTGGGCCATGCGTTTGAGGACGCTGGAAATGTCGCTGGCCAGGCTCTTGCCTTCCCTCTCCCGCATCTGAACAACGCTGGCTAACGAACGGCTGAGCGCTTTTTCGACCGCCGGCCAAAGCTGCTCCGGATCAAGGGTGGAATCTTTGGCCTCCACAACGCCGGGCAAGCGGATCAGATCCGAAAGCGCCAGATCATTGTCAAACCCGTACTCCTTTTCCAGCTCGCGGGCGTACTTGAGGTATTCTTTGACCACCGCCTTGTTAAAAGTCAGGGAAATCGCCTCTTTTTCCATGATCTTGACGGAAACCGTGACGCGGCCCCGGTCGATCTGTTTGTTGACCAATTCGCGGATCTTGTTTTCCAGCGCCCCGAATCCGACGGGAAGATAAAAGACCAAATCGAAATACCGGTGGTTCAGCGTCCGGATTTCAATGCCGCCCTTGACTTTGCCTGCGGAAAAAGCGGAACTCCCAAACCCTGTCATGCCTGTGATCATATCGTCCTCTTTCCTTACGTATTTTTCTTACGCCCAAACTTTTTTAGAAAATTTCCCGGCCGGGATCGTCTTGACGGGATACAGCCGCGCATCGATCTGTTCCGGCTCAAACCACAGCTTGATTTCTCTTTCGGCCTCGACGGTGTCCGAGGAAACGTGGATCACGTTCTCAAAAACCCCCTTGGTCGTGATCCGCCCGAAGGCCCCGCGGATCGACAAAAGGTCGGCCTCTTCCGGATTGGTGGCTCCGGCGATGAGACGGCAGCGCGAAACCGCTCCGGGCCCCGCAAAAACAAAGGCCAAGATCCGTTTCTCCGGATACCCCGTGCCCAGAATATGCTGAATCACGCCCTCATAAAACGGCTTCCCCCGAAGATGGCGGTAGTGCTCCTCTGCCATCCGCCGGGAAACGGTGACCAGCCGGGCCGCGACAAGCTCCAGACCAGCGGCGAAAAACTTTTCAAGAACGATTCCCGCCAGCCCCCGGGACATGCCGTCGGGCTTGATAAAAACAAGAACACTTTCCTTCTTTTTTAAAGAACGGGCCTGTGATGTCTTTTTCATGGGATCGGCGGTGGATTAGGGCTGACCTTTGATGATGCTGAGCACGCGGTCCAGATCGTCCAGAGAATAGTATTCAATAACGATCTTCCCCCGCTTTTTCTGCGGCTGGATCCGAACTTTTGTTCCAAGAACCTGCTGCAGATCTTCCTCGAGCGCCACAAGGTCGTGATTCCGGTCAGCGGGGTTGGTTTTTTTCCGGCGGGCAGGATGCCTGAGCCCGGTCTTGATCAAATTCTCCAGCTCCCGCACGGAAAGCTTCTTGGTGCGAAGCAGTTCAAAAATCTGCTTCTGCTCCTCCCCGTCGGAAACGGCCAAAAGCGCCCGGGCATGCCCCATGGTGATTTCATCGGATAAAAGGCTTTGCTGGATTTCTTCGGGGAGATTGAGAAGCCGGAGAGTGTTGCTCACCGTGGACCGGTCTTTCCCGACGGACCTGGCAACGTCTTCCTGGGAAAGATGGAACTCGCTGATCAGCCGCTGGAAGGCCTGCGCTTCTTCCAGAGCGTTAAGCTCTTCGCGCTGAATGTTTTCCACCAGCGCCAGAACAAGCGCCTCGCTATCCGAAACATTTCTTACGACCGCCGGGACTTCGGTCAGTTGCAATGCGCGCGCGGCCCTCAAGCGCCGCTCCCCTGCGACAACCTCAAAATTTCCGTCGGAAGACTCCCTCACCAGGATGGGCTGAAGAACCCCCTTCTCTTTGATCGACGCGACCAGCTCCTCCAGCTTTTCCTGCGGGTAGCTGGTTCTGGGCTGGAAAGGATTGTCCTTGATTTTTTCCGTCTTGATTGTCTGGACTGCTTTCCCTTGGGCAGAAAACTCTTCCGGTAAGCTGGCCCTCTCCGGAATCAAAGCCGACAACCCCTTCCCCAATGCCCGATGTTCCATATTTTATCTCCTAACGAAGATTTACGGGAATCAACCCTTGTCTTAATGTTATGCGGCTTCCGGGGCAGGTTGCGGCTGCTGGATTGGCTCTCCCCGCGAAGAATCTAAGTCGCTGCCATTAAATGATTTATGATATATTTTATCTCCGATAATTTCGTGGGCAAATTCATAATATTTTTTTGCACCAATCGAATGACGGTCATAAAGCAAGATCGGCTTTCCAAAACTCGGCGCCTCACTCAATTTGATATTACGCGGGATAACTGTTTTATAAACCTTTTCTTTGAAATAACTCTTAATTTCATTGATGACCTCTGTCGTCAGATTCGTCCGGAAATCTGCCATTGTTAACAAGACCCCCTCAATGGCCAAGGACGGGTTAAGCCCATCGCGGATAAGATTGATCGTGTTAAGCAATTGAGAAACTCCCTCCAGGGCATAAAATTCACACTGGATAGGAATGATAATCGAGTCGCTGGCCACCAAGGCATTCAGCGTAAGCAATCCCAGCGACGGCGGCGAATCAATGAAAATAAAATCATAATTTTCTTTTATTGAGGAAATGGCCTTGCGCAAACGGGTTTCCCGCGACAGAGCTCCGACGAGCTCAATCTCTGCGCCGGTCAAATTGATGTTGCAGGGGATAATATCGAGGTTTGGATAGACGCCGGAAATAATAGCGTCCTCAATGGAACTCTTGCTTAAAATGACGTCGTAGACGGACTTGGAAATTTCGCTTTTGTTAACCCCCACCCCGCTGGTTGCATTTCCTTGGGGATCCGTATCGACGATCAGGACTCTTTTCCCGATTGAAGCAAGGGCATGAGAAAGGTTTACCGTTGTTGTTGTCTTCCCGGTTCCACCCTTCTGATTACAAATTGCTATAGTTTTTCCCATATCATTTTGTGATGGTTTTCACGTGAAACACTTCATAACACTATTTTCTACGATTTTTATAGTAAATCAAGAAGTTTCTTAAATTTATTATAGCGAATTTATTTTAAAAAATCGAGGTGATTTATGTCTTTTCAAAAAGTGATTTCGACAAAGAATCAGAAAACAGAAATACGGAGGGAAAATTTATTGGTTTTTAACGCTGGCCTTGATTTTTGCAGGCTTTGCTCCGCTCATGCCGAAGAGCCCTTTTTGTTCCTCACAAACAACTTTTATACTAAGGTCCTCTCTCTTCACCCGTAGCGCATCCATGGCCTTTTTTATCGCATCCTCGACCGTGGCCCCCTCAACCTCAATGATGTTTCTTTTCTTTCGCTCCATCTTAGCTTGCCTTTGTCATTTTGGACATTTTAAACTGCGTCAGAGTGGACATTAAATAAAAAATCGTAAAATAAAGCGTCAACCCGCTGGCAAATTTATAAAACAAAATTCCCATCATCGGGGGCATGATCATAACCATCATCTTTTGCTGGGCAGCCTGAGATGGGTCTGTGGTGACCATGTTTTTTGTCGAAAGTTTTTGCTGTACAAACATGATGACCATCATTAAAATCGGCAGAATATTCAATTCGTTTCCAACCAACGGGAGGCTTGATGAAAATACCACCAGGCGATCCGGCTCCGACAAATCTTTAATCCACAAAAAATGAGCCCCTTTAAAAGAAACAGATCGCCACAAAACTTGATACAAACCAAAGAAAATCGGCATTTGTAAAAAAAGCGGCAAACACCCACCAAAAGGATTGACCTTGTTTTCCTTGTATAATTCCATGATTTCTTTGTTCAATCTCTGTGGATTAGCCTTATATTGCTCCCGAAGGGCATTTATTTTCGGCTGCAAGAATTGAATCTTCTTCATGGATGACATGCCGCTCAGCGTCAACGGATATAAAGCCAAATAGATGAGCAAACTGACAAGAATTATTGCAACCCCCCAATTAGGAATGAATTTGTAGGACAAGTTTATCATGGAATTGATGGCTTTTGAAATCGCGTCCAGCCACCTCCAGCTACTGAAAACCATGAGCTGCTCAAAGCCCAGCTCATAGCTTTTCATCAAGTCATACTTCTGCGGGCCAAAGAATATCTTTGCGCCAATGCCCGCTTCACGTGGAACATCAGATTCATTGATGTGCATCGACAGGGTTAAAACCTCCTCATTTACAGGAATTACCTGAATTTTGTCTGTTTTAAATTCGGGCTTAATTCCGATACAAAAATATCGATCGCGAAAACCAAGAATCGGATCAACCCCGGTCAAGTCTCTCTGTTCATTAGAATGAAATTTACTGGCATTTTCTTTACGAAATGTTTTCCCGCTGGAAATAACAGCATATTCAAACAATCTTTTTTCTTGCTCAGCCTTGCTTGATTTGTCCAATCTGGAAATGTCCAATGTGAAGGCTTTGATTTCTTTAAGATTGGACATTTCGCGAAGATTCCGCCACTTTATCCGGGCTTCCATCAAATACCCGCTGTCGGCCAAAAAATATTCCTTTGTAATCCGGATATCCTGATCTTCATAGACAAGGGAAATTGCTTCATCGGTAAATTCGGACACACGAAAATGCGCATTTTCATATCCGGCAATGGCCATAATATCGCTGACGGGAAGCTGCGCGCCATAATCCTTAATGATGACCTGTTGCAGGGATCCGCCCTGTGAGCTAATTTCAGCGATCAGTTTATCATTTTCCAGCCGTTTGGTTTCAACAGGAATTTCCTGGA
This portion of the Candidatus Omnitrophota bacterium genome encodes:
- the rpoZ gene encoding DNA-directed RNA polymerase subunit omega, which codes for MGYQPLERLLPKTGYSIYRLVRLAANRAMELADGQPKLVENVSSEKVTTIALEEIMQGKVVLKDVADKFKPEKTKKAESKPEDESADLVASEEPKA
- the gmk gene encoding guanylate kinase; this encodes MKKGRIVIISGPSGSGKTTLHKMLLESPRFRGRLVKSLSATTRARRPGERHGRDYLFLTEKEFLRKIKAGQFLEFQKVFDRYYGTPRKAVMDLLRRGKHVLLCIDVKGARVVWEQYPQALRIFVKTPSLTELKRRLKSRGTENPKDLKIRLQTAREELRETRHYDRVVVNDRLAAAYKRLENIVCRELSPLG
- a CDS encoding YicC/YloC family endoribonuclease, encoding MITGMTGFGSSAFSAGKVKGGIEIRTLNHRYFDLVFYLPVGFGALENKIRELVNKQIDRGRVTVSVKIMEKEAISLTFNKAVVKEYLKYARELEKEYGFDNDLALSDLIRLPGVVEAKDSTLDPEQLWPAVEKALSRSLASVVQMREREGKSLASDISSVLKRMAHHIQKIKARSEAILKEKKRKLTDDEFMSLQKGNDINEELARLEHYIDEFKALLPANVSVGKKLDFVAQEMQRETNTIGSKLQDKMVANAVIALKSKVEKLREQAQNIE
- a CDS encoding nucleoside-diphosphate kinase codes for the protein MKKTSQARSLKKKESVLVFIKPDGMSRGLAGIVLEKFFAAGLELVAARLVTVSRRMAEEHYRHLRGKPFYEGVIQHILGTGYPEKRILAFVFAGPGAVSRCRLIAGATNPEEADLLSIRGAFGRITTKGVFENVIHVSSDTVEAEREIKLWFEPEQIDARLYPVKTIPAGKFSKKVWA
- a CDS encoding ParB/RepB/Spo0J family partition protein, producing MEHRALGKGLSALIPERASLPEEFSAQGKAVQTIKTEKIKDNPFQPRTSYPQEKLEELVASIKEKGVLQPILVRESSDGNFEVVAGERRLRAARALQLTEVPAVVRNVSDSEALVLALVENIQREELNALEEAQAFQRLISEFHLSQEDVARSVGKDRSTVSNTLRLLNLPEEIQQSLLSDEITMGHARALLAVSDGEEQKQIFELLRTKKLSVRELENLIKTGLRHPARRKKTNPADRNHDLVALEEDLQQVLGTKVRIQPQKKRGKIVIEYYSLDDLDRVLSIIKGQP
- a CDS encoding Jag N-terminal domain-containing protein, which produces MERKKRNIIEVEGATVEDAIKKAMDALRVKREDLSIKVVCEEQKGLFGMSGAKPAKIKASVKNQ
- a CDS encoding YidC/Oxa1 family insertase periplasmic-domain containing protein: MEKRFLLAFLLSFSVLFLWSALFPPPKPAHKPQPVVNNEDINDSRPVVDQALSSPPSPLPTVQEIPVETKRLENDKLIAEISSQGGSLQQVIIKDYGAQLPVSDIMAIAGYENAHFRVSEFTDEAISLVYEDQDIRITKEYFLADSGYLMEARIKWRNLREMSNLKEIKAFTLDISRLDKSSKAEQEKRLFEYAVISSGKTFRKENASKFHSNEQRDLTGVDPILGFRDRYFCIGIKPEFKTDKIQVIPVNEEVLTLSMHINESDVPREAGIGAKIFFGPQKYDLMKSYELGFEQLMVFSSWRWLDAISKAINSMINLSYKFIPNWGVAIILVSLLIYLALYPLTLSGMSSMKKIQFLQPKINALREQYKANPQRLNKEIMELYKENKVNPFGGCLPLFLQMPIFFGLYQVLWRSVSFKGAHFLWIKDLSEPDRLVVFSSSLPLVGNELNILPILMMVIMFVQQKLSTKNMVTTDPSQAAQQKMMVMIMPPMMGILFYKFASGLTLYFTIFYLMSTLTQFKMSKMTKAS